In Electrophorus electricus isolate fEleEle1 chromosome 12, fEleEle1.pri, whole genome shotgun sequence, a single window of DNA contains:
- the LOC113568028 gene encoding tudor domain-containing protein 1-like — MADRNTSQSAQKRQLVSVMDVSRPIFKLKNSSAGSVTYSCMIATPSELWDIGDISTEVTNSAPGMMSDERSVASEHVEHQCGPDKLMDSSVDDDEAQVRIPEFQIKKFEELPVVATYVITPSNFYIQHKDTNLQELSHIMARKRCVSYAERNSIPDIGTYVMGWFPEEKLWCRAQVAKICGITRGSNHLCNSLEGIKNIEVEVRRIDYGDSACLSLSNIKEFCREVAKIPVQALQVSLANVNPGNGESWSAEAVSWFKDKVNSRTLYARLYPEDTKVMVELFMEKGKIGTMRRGASLSLRLAQNGHAKHNKLNMALKRSHAQVRSRQHAKEWEKYHLLLLSKQKMTTPVYKEVIFD, encoded by the exons ATGGCTGACAGGAATACATCACAGAGTGCACAGAAGAGGCAGTTAGTCTCTGTGATGGATGTTTCTAGGCCcatctttaaattaaaaaacagcagTGCAGGATCTGTGACCTACAGTTGTATGATTGCTACACCCTCTGAATTGTGGGACATTGGGGATATTTCCACGGAGGTGACAAACTCTGCGCCGGGAATGATGTCTGATGAAAG ATCTGTGGCCTCAGAACACGTGGAGCACCAATGTGGCCCTGACAAACTGATGGATAGTTCAGTGGATGACGATGAGGCCCAAGTAAGAATTCCTGAATTTCAGATTAAGAAATTTGAAGAGCTGCCTGTTGTTGCCACCTATGTGATCACCCCAAGCAATTTCTACATACAACATAAAGACACCAACCTACAGGAGCTGTCTCATATCATGGC aagaaaaagatgTGTGTCCTATGCTGAGAGGAACAGCATCCCAGATATTGGCACTTACGTAATGGGATGGTTTCCCGAAGAGAAGTTGTGGTGTCGGGCACAAGTGGCAAAGATATGTGGGATAACCAGAG GTAGTAATCACTTGTGCAACAGCCTGGAAGGCATCAAAAACATTGAAGTGGAGGTCAGGAGAATTGATTATGGAGATTCagcttgtctttctctttcGAATATTAAGGAATTTTGTAGAGAAGTTGCTAAAATACCAGTGCAAGCTCTGCAAGTCTCTCtggcaaat GTAAACCCAGGGAATGGAGAGAGCTGGTCTGCTGAGGCAGTCAGCTGGTTCAAAGACAAAGTAAACAGCAGAACACTTTATGCCAGGCTCTATCCAGAAGACACTAAGGTTATGGTGGAGCTCTTTATGGAGAAAGGGAAGATTGGGACCATGAG GAGAggtgcttctctgtctctgagaCTGGCTCAAAATGGACATGCCAAGCATAACAAATTGAACATGGCACTAAAAAGAA GTCATGCCCAAGTGCGATCAAGACAACACGCAAAGGAGTGGGAAAAGTATCATCTCTTGTTGCTCTCAAAACAGAAGATGACAACTCCTGTATATAAGGAAGTCATTTTTGATTAG
- the LOC118242294 gene encoding tumor necrosis factor ligand superfamily member 13B-like, which produces MTNGNVTVIPWAITVQQGPAFAIFNNHITVQQDGVWTVYMTARAVMGHVITHRTLGAEGKGQSVTLLHCLQEMPEDNAANTCYTGIARLDCQDELELLVPDRSKVETAMHTESTFFGVIQLL; this is translated from the exons ATGACCAACG GAAATGTGACTGTTATTCCTTGGGCTATTACTGTGCAGCAGGGACCAGCTTTTGCTATATTCAACAACCACATTACAGTACAACAAGATGGTGTATGGACAG TCTACATGACAGCCAGA GCAGTTATGGGGCATGtgatcacacacagaacactgggTGCAGAAGGTAAGGGACAAAGTGTAACACTGTTGCACTGTCTGCAAGAAATGCCAGAAGATAACGCAGCAAACACCTGCTATACTG GAATAGCCAGGCTGGATTGTCAAGATGAACTGGAACTTCTTGTTCCAGATCGCTCCAAAGTGGAGACTGCCATGCACACTGAGTCCACCTTCTTTGGAGTCATACAGCTATTATGA
- the LOC113574194 gene encoding ectodysplasin-A-like isoform X2, which translates to MMACESLEGRFAGIKAECSQLHYSCTCKKNCNNCKLFFGFFIVSLSLHVITLSCFLDLRSEVKRELLQTKREPMLTVGTEDESKPTEHADPEESANDVFFGSDAETQIQNHDSTHPREEKTSSLWRTKRAAKESNGKRKKGRKRSPGAPGPPGPPGPQGPPGIPGIPGIPGSNSLGPAGSPGPPGPRGPPGPQGPAVVVEKAKAREFQPAVVHLQGQETTILVREDLPEGVLKNWKMVSVHHKVFKMHSRSGQLEVLMDGIYFIYSQIYYLNFTDIASYEVLVDGLPFLRCTCSIETGQRKFNTCYTGGVSMLHAHQRISVRIVYEDSLISMSDHATFLGSVRLGDAPSAGHA; encoded by the exons ATGATGGCATGCGAAAGTTTAGAGGGCAGGTTTGCTGGCATCAAGGCCGAGTGTTCTCAACTTCATTACTCTTGCACGTGCAAGAAAAACTGTAACAACTGCAAGCTTTTCTTCGGATTCTTTATCGTTTCGCTCTCGTTACATGTAATCACGCTATCATGCTTTCTTGATCTTCGGTCTGAAGTAAAACGCGAGCTCTTGCAAACGAAAAGAGAGCCGATGCTCACCGTCGGTACGGAAGATGAGAGTAAACCAACTGAACACGCAGATCCAGAGGAAAGCGCCAACGATGTATTCTTCGGCTCTGAT GCAGAGACCCAGATACAAAACCATGATTCTACTCATccaagagaagagaagacaagCTCTCTCTGGAGAACAAAAAGGGCAGCCAAAG AATCGAATGGAAAGCGAAAAAAAG GCAGAAAAAGATCACCAGGTGCACCTGGTCCTCCTGGCCCTCCAGGGCCACAAGGGCCACCTGGTATTCCAGGAATTCCTGGTATTCCTGGCAGCAATAGTTTAGGCCCTGCAGGGTCACCTGGACCCCCAGGACCAAGGGGCCCTCCAGGGCCACAAGGGCCAGCag ttgtTGTTGAAAAAGCCAAGGCAAGGGAGTTCCAG CCTGCTGTGGTCCACTTGCAAGGCCAAGAGACAACAATACTGGTGAGAGAAG ATCTTCCAGAGGGCGTGCTGAAAAACTGGAAAATGGTCTCTGTGCACCACAAAGTTTTCAAGATGCACTCTCGCTCCGGACAGCTTGAGGTGCTCATGGATGGCATCTACTTCATCTATAGTCAG ATTTACTATCTCAACTTCACGGACATTGCCAGCTATGAGGTGCTGGTGGATGGCCTGCCATTCCTGCGCTGCACATGCAGCATCGAGACGGGCCAACGCAAGTTCAACACGTGCTACACAGGAGGTGTGAGCATGCTCCATGCCCACCAGCGCATCTCTGTCCGCATCGTGTACGAGGACTCGCTCATCAGCATGAGCGATCATGCCACTTTCCTGGGCAGCGTGAGGCTAGGGGACGCACCTTCTGCTGGTCACGCTTAA
- the LOC113574194 gene encoding ectodysplasin-A-like isoform X3, with amino-acid sequence MMACESLEGRFAGIKAECSQLHYSCTCKKNCNNCKLFFGFFIVSLSLHVITLSCFLDLRSEVKRELLQTKREPMLTVGTEDESKPTEHADPEESANDVFFGSDAETQIQNHDSTHPREEKTSSLWRTKRAAKESNGKRKKGRKRSPGAPGPPGPPGPQGPPGIPGIPGIPGSNSLGPAGSPGPPGPRGPPGPQGPAVVVEKAKAREFQPAVVHLQGQETTILVREEGVLKNWKMVSVHHKVFKMHSRSGQLEVLMDGIYFIYSQVEIYYLNFTDIASYEVLVDGLPFLRCTCSIETGQRKFNTCYTGGVSMLHAHQRISVRIVYEDSLISMSDHATFLGSVRLGDAPSAGHA; translated from the exons ATGATGGCATGCGAAAGTTTAGAGGGCAGGTTTGCTGGCATCAAGGCCGAGTGTTCTCAACTTCATTACTCTTGCACGTGCAAGAAAAACTGTAACAACTGCAAGCTTTTCTTCGGATTCTTTATCGTTTCGCTCTCGTTACATGTAATCACGCTATCATGCTTTCTTGATCTTCGGTCTGAAGTAAAACGCGAGCTCTTGCAAACGAAAAGAGAGCCGATGCTCACCGTCGGTACGGAAGATGAGAGTAAACCAACTGAACACGCAGATCCAGAGGAAAGCGCCAACGATGTATTCTTCGGCTCTGAT GCAGAGACCCAGATACAAAACCATGATTCTACTCATccaagagaagagaagacaagCTCTCTCTGGAGAACAAAAAGGGCAGCCAAAG AATCGAATGGAAAGCGAAAAAAAG GCAGAAAAAGATCACCAGGTGCACCTGGTCCTCCTGGCCCTCCAGGGCCACAAGGGCCACCTGGTATTCCAGGAATTCCTGGTATTCCTGGCAGCAATAGTTTAGGCCCTGCAGGGTCACCTGGACCCCCAGGACCAAGGGGCCCTCCAGGGCCACAAGGGCCAGCag ttgtTGTTGAAAAAGCCAAGGCAAGGGAGTTCCAG CCTGCTGTGGTCCACTTGCAAGGCCAAGAGACAACAATACTGGTGAGAGAAG AGGGCGTGCTGAAAAACTGGAAAATGGTCTCTGTGCACCACAAAGTTTTCAAGATGCACTCTCGCTCCGGACAGCTTGAGGTGCTCATGGATGGCATCTACTTCATCTATAGTCAGGTAGAA ATTTACTATCTCAACTTCACGGACATTGCCAGCTATGAGGTGCTGGTGGATGGCCTGCCATTCCTGCGCTGCACATGCAGCATCGAGACGGGCCAACGCAAGTTCAACACGTGCTACACAGGAGGTGTGAGCATGCTCCATGCCCACCAGCGCATCTCTGTCCGCATCGTGTACGAGGACTCGCTCATCAGCATGAGCGATCATGCCACTTTCCTGGGCAGCGTGAGGCTAGGGGACGCACCTTCTGCTGGTCACGCTTAA
- the LOC113574194 gene encoding ectodysplasin-A-like isoform X1: MMACESLEGRFAGIKAECSQLHYSCTCKKNCNNCKLFFGFFIVSLSLHVITLSCFLDLRSEVKRELLQTKREPMLTVGTEDESKPTEHADPEESANDVFFGSDAETQIQNHDSTHPREEKTSSLWRTKRAAKESNGKRKKGRKRSPGAPGPPGPPGPQGPPGIPGIPGIPGSNSLGPAGSPGPPGPRGPPGPQGPAVVVEKAKAREFQPAVVHLQGQETTILVREDLPEGVLKNWKMVSVHHKVFKMHSRSGQLEVLMDGIYFIYSQVEIYYLNFTDIASYEVLVDGLPFLRCTCSIETGQRKFNTCYTGGVSMLHAHQRISVRIVYEDSLISMSDHATFLGSVRLGDAPSAGHA, from the exons ATGATGGCATGCGAAAGTTTAGAGGGCAGGTTTGCTGGCATCAAGGCCGAGTGTTCTCAACTTCATTACTCTTGCACGTGCAAGAAAAACTGTAACAACTGCAAGCTTTTCTTCGGATTCTTTATCGTTTCGCTCTCGTTACATGTAATCACGCTATCATGCTTTCTTGATCTTCGGTCTGAAGTAAAACGCGAGCTCTTGCAAACGAAAAGAGAGCCGATGCTCACCGTCGGTACGGAAGATGAGAGTAAACCAACTGAACACGCAGATCCAGAGGAAAGCGCCAACGATGTATTCTTCGGCTCTGAT GCAGAGACCCAGATACAAAACCATGATTCTACTCATccaagagaagagaagacaagCTCTCTCTGGAGAACAAAAAGGGCAGCCAAAG AATCGAATGGAAAGCGAAAAAAAG GCAGAAAAAGATCACCAGGTGCACCTGGTCCTCCTGGCCCTCCAGGGCCACAAGGGCCACCTGGTATTCCAGGAATTCCTGGTATTCCTGGCAGCAATAGTTTAGGCCCTGCAGGGTCACCTGGACCCCCAGGACCAAGGGGCCCTCCAGGGCCACAAGGGCCAGCag ttgtTGTTGAAAAAGCCAAGGCAAGGGAGTTCCAG CCTGCTGTGGTCCACTTGCAAGGCCAAGAGACAACAATACTGGTGAGAGAAG ATCTTCCAGAGGGCGTGCTGAAAAACTGGAAAATGGTCTCTGTGCACCACAAAGTTTTCAAGATGCACTCTCGCTCCGGACAGCTTGAGGTGCTCATGGATGGCATCTACTTCATCTATAGTCAGGTAGAA ATTTACTATCTCAACTTCACGGACATTGCCAGCTATGAGGTGCTGGTGGATGGCCTGCCATTCCTGCGCTGCACATGCAGCATCGAGACGGGCCAACGCAAGTTCAACACGTGCTACACAGGAGGTGTGAGCATGCTCCATGCCCACCAGCGCATCTCTGTCCGCATCGTGTACGAGGACTCGCTCATCAGCATGAGCGATCATGCCACTTTCCTGGGCAGCGTGAGGCTAGGGGACGCACCTTCTGCTGGTCACGCTTAA